The proteins below come from a single Gordonia pseudamarae genomic window:
- a CDS encoding L-threonylcarbamoyladenylate synthase has translation MSTVYDCNESDSREAGIRAAVGAAKVGRLVVLPTDTLYGIGCDAFDSEAVASLLSAKGRGRDMPVPVLVGSWHTIDGLVLSVSADMRALVESFWPGGLSIVVEQAPSLAWDLGDADGTVMVRMPLHPVAIELLRAVGPMAVSSANVSGQPPASTAADARAQLGGEVSVYLDGGPAALAQPSTIVDLTGMTPRILREGAVSVADIAEVLDIDPAVLTGDR, from the coding sequence GTGAGCACCGTGTACGACTGCAACGAATCGGACTCGCGGGAGGCCGGTATCCGCGCGGCGGTGGGGGCCGCCAAGGTGGGCAGACTGGTGGTCCTGCCCACCGACACGCTTTACGGTATCGGCTGCGATGCCTTCGACTCCGAGGCAGTGGCCTCGCTGCTGAGCGCCAAGGGCCGGGGCCGCGACATGCCGGTGCCCGTCCTCGTCGGGTCCTGGCACACCATCGACGGCCTGGTGCTGTCGGTGTCGGCGGATATGCGGGCGCTGGTCGAATCCTTCTGGCCGGGCGGGCTGAGCATCGTCGTGGAGCAGGCACCGTCACTTGCCTGGGATCTCGGTGACGCCGACGGAACGGTGATGGTGCGGATGCCGCTGCATCCGGTGGCGATCGAACTCTTGCGGGCAGTCGGCCCGATGGCGGTCTCGAGTGCCAACGTATCCGGGCAGCCGCCGGCGTCGACGGCCGCCGACGCGCGCGCGCAGCTCGGGGGCGAGGTGTCGGTCTATCTCGACGGTGGTCCGGCCGCGCTGGCGCAGCCCTCGACGATCGTCGACCTGACCGGAATGACCCCGCGGATCCTGCGCGAGGGTGCGGTGTCGGTCGCGGACATCGCCGAGGTTCTCGACATCGACCCGGCAGTGCTGACCGGAGACCGGTGA
- a CDS encoding glycosyltransferase family 4 protein, translated as MHPDAISPEPAHLSLAASSGGGAGVPFRELLLIGLTAAAVTYLVTSLVRMGAIKAGAVAVPRTRDVHVIPTPRLGGIGMFAGVLAAIMLAANLPALTRGFAYTNDMSAVLASGTVIVLVGVIDDRWGLDALTKFLGQVTAAGVLVVMGVSWYLVPVPFGDIDTVVLDPFQAGLLTVLITVSTINAVNFVDGLDGLAAGLGAISALAICLFSVGLLRDQGGDVSYYPPALIAAALAGACLGFLPHNFSPARIFMGDSGAMLIGLLLAAAATSASGRIAIYSYGPADVFTLLSPLILVAAVVFIPMLDMLMAVIRRTRAGVGFYTPDKMHLHHRLLELGHSQRRVALIIYLWVGVLAFSVAASTIYPVRYVAPALGAGLVLALGVTMAPRLQRRYAEWRTSSRSAR; from the coding sequence ATGCATCCTGACGCGATCAGTCCCGAACCCGCACACCTGTCACTCGCGGCCTCCTCCGGCGGCGGGGCGGGCGTGCCGTTCCGGGAGCTGTTGCTGATCGGTCTGACCGCCGCGGCGGTCACCTACCTCGTCACCTCGCTGGTCCGGATGGGTGCGATCAAGGCCGGTGCCGTGGCTGTCCCGCGGACCCGCGACGTACATGTCATCCCGACCCCCAGACTCGGCGGCATCGGAATGTTCGCCGGTGTTCTCGCGGCGATCATGCTCGCGGCGAATCTCCCCGCGCTGACGCGTGGTTTCGCCTACACCAACGACATGAGCGCGGTGCTGGCCTCGGGCACGGTGATAGTCCTGGTCGGCGTCATCGACGACCGGTGGGGCCTCGATGCCCTGACCAAGTTCCTGGGCCAGGTGACAGCGGCCGGTGTCCTTGTCGTGATGGGCGTGAGCTGGTACCTGGTGCCGGTGCCGTTCGGTGACATCGACACCGTCGTCCTCGATCCCTTCCAGGCCGGCCTGCTCACCGTGCTCATCACGGTCTCCACCATCAACGCGGTCAACTTCGTCGACGGTCTGGACGGGCTGGCCGCGGGGCTGGGCGCCATCTCGGCGCTGGCGATCTGTCTGTTCTCGGTGGGCCTGCTCCGGGATCAGGGAGGTGACGTCAGCTATTACCCGCCGGCGTTGATCGCGGCCGCGCTGGCGGGTGCGTGTCTGGGCTTTCTGCCGCACAATTTCTCGCCCGCGCGGATCTTCATGGGCGACTCCGGGGCGATGCTGATCGGACTGCTGCTGGCTGCGGCGGCGACCAGTGCGTCGGGGCGCATCGCGATCTACTCGTACGGTCCGGCCGACGTGTTCACGCTCCTGAGCCCGTTGATCCTGGTCGCCGCCGTGGTGTTCATCCCGATGCTCGACATGCTGATGGCGGTCATCCGCCGTACCCGGGCGGGGGTGGGCTTTTACACGCCCGACAAGATGCACCTGCATCACCGGCTGCTCGAGCTCGGCCATTCGCAGCGCCGGGTGGCGCTGATCATCTACCTGTGGGTGGGTGTGCTGGCCTTCTCCGTCGCGGCCAGCACCATCTACCCGGTCAGGTATGTGGCCCCGGCTCTGGGCGCCGGGCTGGTACTGGCGCTGGGCGTGACGATGGCGCCGCGCCTGCAGCGCCGGTACGCGGAGTGGCGCACGAGTTCGCGGAGTGCGCGCTGA
- a CDS encoding ATP synthase subunit I, whose amino-acid sequence MTTSAPESAPVYPQAPTGLRRPGIIAVVVTAVVAGVSIWLGHPLVGVFFLVGVVGAFVNAVAVRNVVGVIAAEPNPHKKSLALNSAARLGAITVLALAAALLVRPDGLGVMFGLAVGQVILVLNTVIPVMKGLRKQL is encoded by the coding sequence ATGACGACATCCGCACCCGAATCAGCCCCCGTCTATCCGCAGGCGCCCACGGGGCTTCGGCGGCCGGGGATCATCGCGGTCGTGGTCACGGCAGTCGTGGCAGGCGTATCGATCTGGCTCGGACACCCCTTGGTCGGGGTGTTCTTTCTTGTGGGCGTGGTCGGGGCATTCGTGAACGCGGTCGCCGTGCGCAACGTCGTCGGTGTCATCGCGGCAGAACCCAACCCGCACAAGAAATCTCTGGCCCTCAATTCCGCCGCCCGGCTGGGCGCCATCACGGTGCTGGCACTGGCGGCGGCCCTCCTGGTCCGGCCCGATGGGCTGGGCGTCATGTTCGGACTCGCGGTTGGACAGGTGATCCTGGTACTCAACACGGTGATCCCGGTGATGAAAGGACTGCGTAAGCAGCTATGA
- the atpB gene encoding F0F1 ATP synthase subunit A, with translation MSETSILAASIEVGHHKEAEFLGMTFNIDTIIASALAAVIVIGLALFVKAKMTSGKPNTVQIYFETITVQMRQQIEQGIGMKIAGFVLPLAVTLFTYILIANWIGIIPWQYGTTDDHGESVAHEVLMTPSGDVNFVYAMAIFVFVWYHAAGVKRRGIIGHPIKLIKGHAVGLAPINIIEEIAKPVSLSLRLFGNMFAGGTMLAVIAMFPAYILWAPNALWKSFDLFVGLIQAFIFSLLTVLYFSQAMETEDHH, from the coding sequence ATGAGCGAAACCTCCATCTTGGCGGCTTCCATCGAAGTTGGTCACCACAAAGAGGCCGAGTTCCTCGGGATGACCTTCAATATCGACACCATCATCGCCTCGGCGCTGGCCGCGGTGATCGTGATCGGCCTGGCGCTCTTCGTCAAGGCGAAGATGACGTCCGGCAAACCCAACACGGTGCAGATCTACTTCGAGACGATCACGGTGCAGATGCGCCAGCAGATCGAGCAGGGCATCGGCATGAAGATCGCCGGCTTCGTCCTGCCGCTCGCGGTCACCCTGTTCACCTACATCCTGATCGCCAACTGGATCGGCATCATCCCGTGGCAGTACGGCACCACCGACGACCACGGTGAGAGCGTGGCCCACGAGGTCCTGATGACCCCGTCCGGCGACGTCAACTTCGTCTACGCGATGGCCATCTTCGTGTTCGTCTGGTACCACGCGGCCGGCGTCAAGCGTCGCGGTATCATCGGCCATCCGATCAAGCTGATCAAGGGTCACGCCGTCGGCCTCGCCCCGATCAACATCATCGAAGAGATCGCCAAGCCCGTCTCGCTCTCCCTCCGTCTTTTCGGCAACATGTTCGCCGGCGGAACGATGCTCGCGGTCATCGCCATGTTCCCCGCCTACATCCTGTGGGCACCCAACGCACTGTGGAAGTCGTTCGACCTGTTCGTCGGCCTCATCCAGGCGTTCATCTTCTCGCTGCTGACTGTCCTCTACTTCAGTCAGGCGATGGAGACCGAAGACCATCACTGA
- a CDS encoding F0F1 ATP synthase subunit C, producing MDPTIGMGALIGGGLIMAGGAIGAGIGDGLAGAQLIAGIARQPEAQGRLFTPFFITVGLVEAAYFINLAFMALFVFATPISAD from the coding sequence ATGGATCCAACAATTGGTATGGGCGCCCTGATCGGCGGCGGTCTCATCATGGCCGGCGGTGCGATCGGTGCCGGTATCGGTGACGGTCTGGCCGGTGCTCAGCTGATCGCGGGTATCGCACGTCAGCCCGAGGCTCAGGGTCGTCTGTTCACCCCGTTCTTCATCACCGTCGGTCTGGTCGAGGCTGCTTACTTCATCAACCTCGCATTCATGGCGCTGTTCGTCTTCGCCACGCCGATCTCCGCCGACTGA
- a CDS encoding F0F1 ATP synthase subunit B: MYLASGSEGEETNNFLIPNGTFFVCLLIFVVVFLVIKFYVVPPIVQVLDERDARVAKTAEDNKAAAASYEAATTEYEAALKDARGVATGIRDEARAQGNDELAEAKRRATEQADAALATTTAGLRTEADAAAATAQQDVGRLSETLAGRVLGVDVRTGKAFQETVS; this comes from the coding sequence ATGTATCTCGCCTCAGGATCCGAGGGTGAGGAAACCAACAACTTCCTGATCCCGAACGGCACCTTTTTCGTGTGCCTGTTGATCTTCGTAGTCGTGTTTTTGGTCATCAAGTTCTACGTGGTACCGCCGATCGTCCAGGTCCTCGACGAACGTGATGCCCGGGTTGCGAAGACCGCCGAGGACAACAAGGCGGCTGCGGCGAGCTACGAGGCTGCCACCACCGAGTACGAGGCCGCGCTCAAAGACGCTCGTGGCGTGGCAACCGGTATCCGGGACGAGGCGCGGGCACAGGGTAACGACGAACTGGCAGAGGCGAAGCGGCGCGCGACCGAGCAGGCCGACGCCGCTCTCGCCACCACCACGGCCGGATTGCGCACCGAGGCCGACGCGGCCGCGGCCACCGCGCAGCAGGACGTGGGACGTCTGTCGGAGACCCTCGCCGGCCGCGTGCTCGGTGTGGACGTCCGGACAGGTAAGGCATTTCAGGAGACGGTGAGCTAA
- a CDS encoding F0F1 ATP synthase subunit B/delta — protein MEIFIGQLVGFAVVAFLIWKFVVPLLKKAVKNTQDTIGQQIADSESAEAKAKDAAVAHERAVENAKVEGEKLRENAVVDAENIVADLRVQADREVRRISEGSSNQGDLVRSTLVRKLRTDLGLSAVDQAGDLVRGHLADPAAKEQSVDRVISELEAMSAATPATHSRAELIGIHSLRATSRDAAQAVAEAFEADAAGKDAASLVTASDDLTQIIGLLDKNPVLRKKLTEDDEFPQGKTALVNSLFAGKASPVAVDIVAAAARQRWSTTADFGTALRRQNSLVVLAAAERDGTIESVEDELFRVSRLLDANPQLASLLSDYNHDADNRIGLLGTLIGGKVGAHTQTLLAHTVRLLHGQPMELAVGHLAELAAARRGESVAHVISASQLTDAQIQRLGGVLANIYGRPVSVQTEVDEAILGGLRIAVGDEVIEADIATRLATAAQTLPR, from the coding sequence GTGGAAATCTTCATCGGACAGCTCGTCGGCTTCGCCGTCGTCGCCTTCCTCATCTGGAAGTTCGTCGTACCGCTCCTGAAGAAGGCGGTCAAGAACACGCAGGACACCATCGGTCAGCAGATCGCTGACAGCGAGAGCGCCGAGGCCAAGGCCAAGGACGCGGCCGTCGCACACGAGCGTGCGGTCGAGAACGCCAAGGTCGAAGGCGAAAAGCTGCGTGAGAACGCCGTCGTCGACGCCGAGAACATCGTCGCCGACCTTCGGGTGCAGGCCGATCGCGAGGTTCGCCGGATCTCGGAGGGAAGCAGCAACCAGGGCGATCTCGTCCGGTCCACCCTGGTGCGCAAGCTGCGCACCGATCTGGGCCTGAGCGCGGTCGACCAGGCCGGCGACCTGGTGCGCGGACACCTCGCCGACCCGGCCGCCAAGGAACAGAGCGTCGATCGCGTCATCAGCGAACTCGAGGCGATGTCGGCCGCCACACCGGCCACGCACTCGCGTGCCGAGCTGATCGGCATTCATTCGCTGCGGGCCACCAGCCGCGACGCTGCCCAGGCAGTGGCCGAGGCCTTCGAGGCCGACGCAGCGGGCAAGGACGCCGCATCTCTCGTTACCGCATCCGATGACCTCACACAGATCATCGGACTGCTCGACAAGAACCCGGTGCTGCGCAAGAAGCTCACCGAGGACGACGAGTTCCCGCAGGGCAAGACCGCCCTGGTCAACTCGCTGTTCGCCGGTAAGGCATCCCCGGTGGCCGTGGACATCGTCGCCGCCGCCGCCCGGCAGCGCTGGTCGACGACCGCCGATTTCGGTACGGCGCTCCGGCGCCAGAACTCACTCGTCGTGCTCGCCGCCGCGGAGCGCGACGGCACCATTGAGAGCGTCGAGGACGAACTTTTCCGGGTCTCGCGACTCCTCGACGCCAATCCGCAGCTCGCTTCGCTGCTGTCGGACTACAACCACGACGCCGATAACCGGATCGGGCTGCTGGGCACGCTGATCGGCGGCAAGGTCGGCGCGCATACGCAGACCCTGCTCGCACACACCGTGCGGTTGCTGCACGGTCAGCCGATGGAGCTGGCCGTCGGCCATCTCGCCGAACTGGCCGCGGCGCGCCGCGGTGAGTCGGTCGCACACGTCATATCGGCATCGCAGCTCACCGACGCACAGATCCAGCGTCTCGGCGGTGTCCTGGCCAACATCTACGGTCGCCCCGTCTCGGTGCAGACCGAAGTTGACGAGGCCATCCTCGGTGGCCTGCGGATCGCAGTGGGCGACGAGGTCATCGAGGCCGACATCGCCACGCGGTTGGCCACAGCGGCCCAGACGCTGCCGCGCTGA
- the atpA gene encoding F0F1 ATP synthase subunit alpha, with translation MAELTISPEEIKGAIEQYVSSFEAEASRDEVGIITHTADGIAQVSGLPGAMANELLKFEGGILGVALNLDEDEIGAVILGDFQSLEEGQQVSRTGEVLSVPVGDKFLGRVVDPLGSPIDGLGDIEAEGERVLELQAATVLQRQPVEESLATGIKAIDAMTAIGRGQRQLIIGDRKTGKTAVCVDAILNQKANWETGDPNKQVRCIYVAIGQKGSTIAGVKTALEEAGAMEYTTIVAAPASDSAGFKWLAPYTGSAIGQHWMYEGKHVLIVFDDLTKQAEAYRAISLLLRRPPGREAYPGDVFYLHSRLLERAAKLSDEMGGGSMTALPIIETKANDVSAFIPTNVISITDGQVFLESDLFNKGVRPAINVGTSVSRVGGAAQTKGLKKVSGSLRLELAQFRELEAFSAFASDLDDASKAQLERGARWVEMLKQDQYSPFSVEDQIVSIYLCGEGHYDSVPVNDIRNFETQLLSHLHHNAAGVYASIEGGQVLGADQAEVLVSEVENFKKGYLTHDGKRVVNDAKVEAMEAEDVEREAIKVKK, from the coding sequence ATGGCGGAGTTGACGATCTCACCAGAGGAGATCAAGGGAGCGATCGAGCAGTACGTCTCGTCGTTCGAGGCAGAGGCGTCCCGCGACGAAGTGGGCATCATCACCCACACCGCTGACGGTATCGCCCAGGTCAGTGGCCTGCCCGGGGCAATGGCCAACGAACTGCTCAAGTTCGAGGGCGGAATCCTCGGCGTGGCCCTCAACCTCGATGAGGACGAGATCGGCGCCGTCATCCTCGGTGACTTCCAGTCACTCGAAGAGGGCCAGCAGGTCAGCCGCACCGGTGAGGTTCTCTCGGTTCCGGTCGGTGACAAGTTCCTCGGTCGCGTCGTCGACCCGCTGGGCAGCCCGATCGACGGACTCGGCGACATCGAGGCCGAGGGCGAGCGCGTGCTTGAACTGCAGGCCGCCACGGTGCTGCAGCGTCAGCCCGTCGAGGAGTCGCTGGCCACCGGCATCAAGGCCATCGACGCGATGACCGCCATCGGCCGTGGACAGCGTCAGCTGATCATCGGTGACCGCAAGACCGGCAAGACCGCGGTCTGCGTCGACGCGATCCTCAACCAGAAGGCGAACTGGGAGACCGGCGACCCGAACAAGCAGGTCCGCTGCATTTACGTCGCGATCGGTCAGAAGGGTTCGACCATCGCCGGCGTCAAGACCGCTCTCGAAGAGGCCGGCGCGATGGAGTACACCACCATCGTCGCCGCCCCCGCATCGGACTCGGCCGGCTTCAAATGGCTCGCCCCCTACACCGGTTCGGCCATCGGCCAGCACTGGATGTACGAGGGCAAGCACGTCCTGATCGTGTTTGACGACCTGACCAAGCAGGCCGAGGCCTACCGCGCCATCTCGCTGCTGCTGCGCCGCCCGCCGGGCCGCGAGGCATACCCGGGTGACGTCTTCTACCTGCACTCGCGTCTGCTGGAGCGTGCCGCGAAGCTATCCGACGAGATGGGCGGCGGCTCGATGACCGCTCTGCCGATCATCGAGACCAAGGCCAACGACGTCTCGGCATTCATCCCGACCAACGTCATCTCGATCACCGACGGTCAGGTCTTCCTCGAATCGGATCTGTTCAACAAGGGTGTCCGCCCCGCCATCAACGTCGGTACCTCGGTGTCGCGTGTCGGTGGTGCCGCCCAGACCAAGGGCCTGAAGAAGGTCTCCGGTTCGCTGCGTCTGGAACTGGCACAGTTCCGTGAGCTCGAAGCGTTCTCCGCGTTCGCCTCCGACCTCGACGATGCCTCCAAGGCGCAGCTCGAGCGCGGCGCCCGCTGGGTGGAAATGCTCAAGCAGGACCAGTACAGCCCGTTCTCGGTCGAGGACCAGATCGTCTCGATCTACCTCTGCGGTGAGGGCCACTACGACTCCGTGCCGGTCAACGACATCCGCAACTTCGAGACGCAGCTGCTCTCGCACTTGCATCACAACGCCGCAGGCGTCTACGCCTCCATCGAGGGCGGTCAGGTTCTGGGCGCCGACCAGGCCGAGGTACTGGTCTCCGAGGTCGAGAACTTCAAGAAGGGCTACCTGACCCACGACGGCAAGCGTGTGGTCAACGACGCCAAGGTCGAGGCCATGGAAGCCGAAGACGTGGAGCGCGAAGCCATCAAGGTGAAGAAGTAG
- a CDS encoding F0F1 ATP synthase subunit gamma, whose protein sequence is MASIRELRSRIRSVQSTKKITKAQELIATSQITKAQARVAAAKPYSAEMTEVLAELAGSAGSLDHPLLVEREAPKRAAVLVVTSDRGMCGGYNSNALRSARELIALLEEEGKEPVLFATGQKGIGYFSFRGQTLAGSWSGFSQKPTYSDAARAADLLVELFMAGSDETVELPGGGTLRGVDEIHMVYTRFVTMLTQTPEVRRVAPLVVADADETDSSTPDRNYSFEPGADALLDSLLPKYVATRIHAALLDSSASESAARRTAMKAATDNAEELSKSLSREANQLRQAQITQELSEIVGGTAALS, encoded by the coding sequence ATGGCCAGCATCCGTGAGCTGCGCTCACGCATCCGGTCGGTGCAGTCGACCAAGAAGATCACCAAGGCGCAGGAGCTGATCGCGACCTCGCAGATCACCAAGGCGCAGGCTCGGGTGGCGGCGGCCAAGCCGTACTCGGCCGAGATGACCGAGGTGCTCGCCGAGCTGGCCGGCAGTGCCGGCTCGCTCGATCACCCGCTGCTGGTGGAACGGGAAGCACCCAAGCGTGCCGCGGTGCTGGTGGTCACCAGCGACCGCGGTATGTGCGGCGGTTACAACTCCAACGCGCTGCGCTCGGCACGTGAGCTCATCGCGCTCCTCGAAGAGGAGGGTAAGGAGCCCGTACTGTTCGCGACCGGGCAAAAGGGCATCGGTTACTTCAGTTTCCGCGGCCAGACGCTCGCCGGTTCGTGGAGCGGATTCTCCCAGAAGCCGACGTACAGCGATGCGGCGCGGGCCGCCGACCTGCTCGTGGAGCTGTTCATGGCGGGTTCGGACGAAACCGTCGAGCTTCCGGGCGGCGGAACCCTGCGGGGTGTCGACGAGATCCACATGGTCTACACGCGTTTCGTCACGATGCTGACGCAGACACCGGAAGTCCGGCGGGTCGCTCCGCTGGTTGTCGCCGATGCCGACGAAACCGACTCGTCGACACCGGATCGCAACTACAGCTTTGAGCCCGGCGCCGATGCGCTGCTCGATTCGCTGCTGCCGAAGTACGTGGCCACGCGTATCCACGCGGCACTGCTGGATTCGTCCGCGTCGGAGTCGGCCGCGCGTCGTACCGCCATGAAGGCGGCAACCGACAACGCCGAGGAACTGTCGAAGTCGTTGTCCCGTGAGGCCAACCAGCTGCGTCAGGCCCAGATCACCCAGGAACTCAGCGAGATCGTCGGCGGCACTGCCGCACTGAGCTGA
- the atpD gene encoding F0F1 ATP synthase subunit beta, with protein MTAAVTTPTEGKAGSTQGRVVRIIGPVVDVEFPRGSIPELFNALHAEVTLAAVAKTLTLEVAQHLGDNLVRTISMQPTDGLVRGAAVSDTGFPIRVPVGDVVKGHVFNALGDCLDSPGLGRDGEQWGIHRKPPAFSELEGKTEILETGIKVIDLLTPYVKGGKIGLFGGAGVGKTVLIQEMITRIAREFSGTSVFAGVGERTREGTDLHLEMEEMGVLGDTALVFGQMDEPPGTRMRVALSALTMAEYFRDVKHQDVLLFIDNIFRFTQAGSEVSTLLGRMPSAVGYQPTLADEMGELQERITSTKGRSITSLQAIYVPADDYTDPAPATTFAHLDATTELSRPISQLGIYPAVDPLTSTSRILEASIVGDEHFRVANEVKRILQKYKELQDIIAILGMDELSEEDKVTVQRARRLQKFLGQNFLVAEKFTGQVGSVVPLADTIEAFDRVCKGEFDHLPEQAFNSCGGLDDVEAAAAKIAGK; from the coding sequence ATGACCGCAGCTGTTACGACACCAACGGAAGGGAAGGCGGGCTCGACCCAGGGCCGCGTCGTCCGCATCATCGGCCCCGTGGTCGACGTCGAGTTCCCCCGGGGCTCGATCCCTGAACTGTTCAACGCCCTCCACGCAGAGGTCACGCTGGCGGCCGTCGCCAAGACGCTGACCCTCGAGGTTGCCCAGCACCTCGGCGACAACCTGGTGCGTACGATCTCGATGCAGCCGACCGACGGCCTGGTCCGTGGTGCTGCGGTTTCCGACACCGGCTTCCCGATCCGGGTGCCCGTCGGTGACGTGGTCAAGGGTCACGTGTTCAACGCGCTCGGTGACTGCCTCGACAGCCCGGGACTCGGCCGTGACGGCGAGCAGTGGGGTATCCACCGCAAGCCCCCGGCCTTCAGTGAGCTTGAGGGCAAGACCGAGATCCTCGAGACCGGCATCAAGGTCATCGACCTGCTGACCCCCTACGTGAAGGGCGGCAAGATCGGTCTGTTCGGTGGTGCCGGCGTCGGCAAGACCGTTCTGATCCAGGAGATGATCACCCGTATCGCTCGCGAGTTCTCGGGCACCTCGGTGTTCGCGGGCGTCGGTGAGCGTACCCGTGAGGGCACCGACCTCCACCTCGAAATGGAGGAGATGGGCGTTCTCGGCGACACCGCCCTGGTGTTCGGCCAGATGGATGAGCCGCCGGGCACGCGTATGCGCGTGGCCCTGTCCGCGCTGACGATGGCGGAGTACTTCCGCGATGTGAAGCACCAGGACGTGCTGCTGTTCATCGACAACATCTTCCGTTTCACCCAGGCAGGCTCGGAGGTCTCGACCCTCCTCGGCCGTATGCCTTCGGCCGTGGGCTACCAGCCGACGCTGGCCGACGAGATGGGTGAGCTGCAGGAGCGCATCACCTCGACCAAGGGTCGTTCGATCACCTCGCTGCAGGCCATCTACGTGCCCGCCGACGACTACACCGACCCGGCGCCGGCCACCACGTTCGCCCACCTCGATGCAACCACCGAGCTCTCGCGCCCGATCTCGCAGCTGGGTATCTACCCCGCCGTGGATCCGCTGACCTCCACCTCGCGCATCCTGGAGGCCTCGATCGTCGGTGACGAGCACTTCCGCGTCGCCAACGAGGTCAAGCGCATTCTGCAGAAGTACAAGGAACTGCAGGACATCATCGCCATCCTCGGTATGGACGAGCTGTCCGAAGAGGACAAGGTGACGGTGCAGCGTGCCCGTCGTCTGCAGAAGTTCCTCGGCCAGAACTTCCTGGTCGCCGAGAAGTTCACCGGCCAGGTCGGTTCGGTCGTGCCACTCGCCGACACCATCGAGGCCTTCGACCGTGTCTGCAAGGGCGAGTTCGATCACCTGCCGGAGCAGGCGTTCAACAGCTGTGGCGGCCTTGACGACGTGGAAGCCGCCGCTGCCAAGATCGCCGGAAAGTAG
- a CDS encoding F0F1 ATP synthase subunit epsilon, with the protein MADKSFHVEVVSPDRELYSGSATFVIAQTTVGELGVLAGHEPLLGELVPSGFVAIVEENGTRKAAAVEGGFLSVTGERVTILADSAQWADDIDVAAQRAALEAAEPGSAEYNHAHALVKAAESLNK; encoded by the coding sequence ATGGCAGACAAGTCCTTCCACGTGGAGGTCGTCTCCCCGGACCGGGAGCTGTACTCGGGATCGGCGACATTCGTGATCGCCCAGACGACCGTGGGCGAGCTCGGTGTTCTGGCGGGGCACGAGCCTCTTCTCGGTGAGCTTGTGCCCAGCGGTTTCGTCGCGATCGTCGAGGAGAACGGCACCCGCAAGGCTGCCGCCGTCGAGGGCGGATTCCTCTCGGTGACCGGCGAGCGGGTGACCATCCTGGCCGATTCGGCCCAGTGGGCCGACGACATCGATGTGGCTGCCCAGCGTGCCGCACTCGAAGCGGCCGAGCCGGGCAGCGCGGAGTACAACCACGCGCACGCCCTGGTGAAGGCTGCGGAGAGCCTGAACAAGTAG
- a CDS encoding DUF2550 domain-containing protein, whose translation MDIAIIVLSVLLVLAAGVAIVLAYRITRLRSVGTPCLLRRIPAAADQGWRHGVVRYDEIGIAFYRLSTLRLGATVTLLRQSTEIVARRRPEGTEADILDGLVVLEVAPGADGRGGAFEMAMTQGAATAFQSWIEARQSARSQRRRA comes from the coding sequence GTGGATATTGCCATCATCGTGCTGAGTGTGTTGCTGGTGCTCGCGGCTGGTGTGGCGATAGTCCTGGCGTACCGCATCACCAGGCTTCGCAGCGTGGGTACGCCCTGCCTTCTGCGTCGTATCCCGGCGGCCGCCGACCAGGGTTGGCGGCACGGGGTGGTGCGCTACGACGAGATCGGCATCGCCTTCTATCGTCTCAGCACACTGAGGCTCGGTGCCACCGTGACGCTGTTGCGGCAGAGCACCGAGATCGTGGCCCGGCGGCGTCCGGAGGGTACCGAGGCGGACATCCTCGACGGCCTTGTGGTCCTCGAGGTCGCGCCCGGCGCGGACGGGCGTGGCGGTGCGTTCGAGATGGCCATGACCCAGGGGGCGGCCACCGCGTTCCAGTCGTGGATCGAGGCCCGCCAGTCGGCGCGTTCGCAACGCCGTCGGGCCTAG